The following proteins are co-located in the Neisseria sp. Marseille-Q6792 genome:
- the rpoB gene encoding DNA-directed RNA polymerase subunit beta: MSYSFTEKKRIRKSFAKRENVLEVPFLLATQIDSYAKFLQLENAFDQRTDDGLQAAFNSIFPIVSHNGYARLEFVHYTLGEPLFDIPECQLRGITYAAPLRARIRLVILDKEASKPTVKEVRENEVYMGEIPLMTPSGSFVINGTERVIVSQLHRSPGVFFEHDRGKTHSSGKLLFSARIIPYRGSWLDFEFDPKDLLYFRIDRRRKMPVTILLKALGYNNEQILDIFYDKETFYLSSNGVQTDLVAGRLKGETAKVDILDKEGNVLVAKGKRITAKNIRDITNAGLTRLDVEPESLIGKALAADLIDPETGEVLASANDEITEELLAKLDIHGVKEITTLYINELDQGGYISSTLRTDETADQQAARVAIYRMMRPGEPPTEEAVEQLFNRLFFSEDSYDLSRVGRMKFNTRTYEQKLSEAQQNSWYGRLLNKTLAGAAEKGGYVLSVEDIVASIATLVELRNGHGEVDDIDHLGNRRVRSVGELTENQFRSGLARVERAVKERLNQAESENLMPHDLINAKPVSAAIKEFFGSSQLSQFMDQTNPLSEVTHKRRVSALGPGGLTRERAGFEVRDVHPTHYGRVCPIETPEGPNIGLINSLSVYARTNDYGFLETPYRRVIDGKVTEEIDYLSAIEEGRYVIAQANADLDKDGNLIGDLVTCREKGETIMATPDRVQYMDVATGQVVSVAASLIPFLEHDDANRALMGANMQRQAVPCLRPEKPMVGTGIERSVAVDSATAIVARRGGVVEYVDANRVVVRVHDDEATAGEVGVDIYNLVKFTRSNQSTNINQRPAVKAGDVLQRGDLVADGASTDLGELALGQNMTIAFMPWNGYNYEDSILISEKVAADDRYTSIHIEELNVVARDTKLGAEDITRDIPNLSERMQNRLDESGIVYIGAEVEAGDVLVGKVTPKGETQLTPEEKLLRAIFGEKASDVKDTSLRMPTGMSGTVIDVQVFTREGIQRDKRAQSIIDSELKRYRQDLGDQLRIFDNDAFDRIERMIVGQKANGGPMKLAKGSEITTEYLASLSSKHDWFDIRLADEDLAKQLELIKLSLQQKREEADELYEIKKKKLTQGDELQPGVQKMVKVFIAIKRRLQAGDKMAGRHGNKGVVSRILPVEDMPYMADGRPVDIVLNPLGVPSRMNIGQILEVHLGWAAKGIGERIDRMLKEQRKASELREFLNKLYNGSGKKEDLDSLTDEEIIELASNLRKGASFASPVFDGAKESEIREMLNLAYPSEDPEVEKLGFNDSKTQITLYDGRSGEAFDRKVTVGVMHYLKLHHLVDEKMHARSTGPYSLVTQQPLGGKAQFGGQRFGEMEVWALEAYGAAYTLQEMLTVKSDDVNGRTKMYENIVKGEHKIDAGMPESFNVLVKEIRSLGLDIDLERY, encoded by the coding sequence ATGAGCTATTCGTTTACCGAGAAAAAACGTATCCGTAAGAGTTTTGCAAAGCGAGAGAATGTCTTAGAAGTTCCTTTCCTGCTAGCAACCCAAATTGATTCTTATGCGAAATTTTTGCAGCTGGAAAATGCTTTTGACCAACGCACTGATGATGGTCTGCAAGCAGCATTTAATTCTATTTTCCCTATTGTGAGCCATAACGGTTATGCGCGATTGGAGTTTGTGCATTACACATTGGGCGAGCCTTTGTTCGATATTCCTGAATGCCAATTGCGCGGTATTACTTATGCGGCTCCATTGCGTGCCCGTATCCGTTTGGTAATTTTGGATAAAGAAGCATCTAAGCCGACTGTAAAAGAAGTTCGTGAAAACGAAGTGTATATGGGGGAAATCCCATTGATGACGCCAAGCGGCTCTTTTGTCATCAATGGTACTGAGCGTGTGATTGTTTCCCAGCTGCACCGTTCTCCTGGCGTGTTCTTTGAGCATGACCGTGGTAAAACACATTCTTCCGGTAAGTTGTTGTTCTCTGCTCGTATTATTCCTTACCGTGGTTCATGGTTGGATTTCGAATTTGATCCAAAAGATTTGCTGTATTTCCGTATCGACCGTCGTCGTAAAATGCCGGTTACGATTTTGTTGAAAGCTTTGGGCTACAACAATGAACAAATCTTGGATATTTTCTACGACAAAGAAACTTTCTATTTGTCTTCAAACGGTGTTCAAACTGATCTGGTTGCAGGCCGTCTGAAAGGTGAAACAGCCAAAGTTGACATCTTGGATAAAGAAGGCAATGTATTGGTTGCCAAAGGTAAACGCATTACTGCAAAAAATATCCGTGATATTACCAATGCAGGTTTGACTCGTCTGGATGTAGAGCCAGAAAGCCTGATAGGCAAAGCATTGGCTGCTGATCTGATTGATCCGGAAACCGGCGAAGTATTGGCTTCTGCTAACGATGAAATTACAGAAGAACTGTTGGCCAAACTTGATATCCATGGTGTAAAAGAAATTACGACTCTTTATATCAATGAATTGGATCAAGGCGGTTACATCTCCAGCACTCTGCGTACAGACGAAACTGCTGATCAGCAAGCTGCACGCGTAGCGATTTACCGCATGATGCGTCCTGGCGAACCGCCTACCGAAGAAGCTGTTGAGCAGCTCTTCAACCGCTTGTTCTTCAGTGAAGACAGCTATGATTTGTCTCGCGTAGGTCGTATGAAATTCAATACGCGCACATACGAGCAAAAATTGTCTGAAGCACAACAAAATTCTTGGTATGGCCGTTTGCTGAACAAAACTTTGGCCGGTGCTGCTGAAAAAGGTGGTTACGTTCTGAGCGTTGAAGACATTGTTGCTTCCATTGCTACATTGGTTGAACTGCGTAACGGTCATGGCGAAGTAGACGATATTGACCACTTGGGTAATCGTCGTGTTCGTTCTGTGGGTGAATTGACTGAAAACCAATTCCGCAGCGGTTTGGCTCGTGTAGAACGTGCAGTTAAAGAGCGTTTGAATCAAGCAGAATCTGAGAACTTGATGCCGCATGACTTGATCAATGCGAAACCTGTTTCTGCCGCGATTAAAGAATTCTTCGGCTCTAGCCAATTGAGCCAATTTATGGATCAGACCAACCCATTGTCTGAAGTAACCCATAAACGCCGTGTATCTGCATTGGGCCCGGGCGGTTTGACTCGCGAACGTGCAGGCTTTGAGGTGCGAGACGTACATCCGACCCACTATGGTCGCGTATGTCCGATTGAAACGCCTGAAGGTCCGAACATCGGTTTGATTAACTCATTGTCCGTTTATGCGCGTACCAATGATTATGGCTTCTTGGAAACGCCTTACCGCCGCGTTATCGACGGCAAAGTAACTGAAGAAATCGACTACTTGTCTGCTATCGAAGAAGGCCGTTATGTGATTGCACAGGCGAATGCCGATTTGGACAAAGACGGCAATCTGATTGGCGACTTGGTTACTTGTCGTGAAAAAGGCGAAACCATTATGGCAACGCCTGACCGCGTCCAATATATGGACGTGGCAACCGGTCAAGTGGTATCCGTTGCAGCATCTCTGATTCCATTCTTGGAACATGATGACGCGAACCGTGCATTGATGGGTGCCAACATGCAACGTCAGGCTGTACCTTGCCTGCGCCCTGAAAAACCAATGGTTGGTACCGGTATCGAGCGTTCTGTTGCGGTTGACTCTGCAACTGCAATCGTTGCCCGCCGCGGCGGTGTGGTTGAGTATGTAGATGCCAACCGCGTCGTAGTTCGTGTTCATGATGATGAAGCGACTGCCGGTGAAGTGGGTGTCGATATTTACAACTTGGTTAAATTCACCCGTTCCAACCAATCTACCAACATTAACCAACGCCCGGCCGTAAAAGCAGGCGATGTGTTGCAACGTGGTGACTTGGTAGCCGACGGTGCCTCTACCGACTTGGGCGAGTTGGCTTTGGGTCAAAACATGACCATCGCCTTCATGCCATGGAACGGTTATAACTATGAAGACTCGATTCTGATTTCCGAAAAAGTGGCTGCGGACGACCGCTATACTTCGATTCATATTGAGGAATTGAATGTCGTTGCCCGCGATACCAAGCTGGGTGCGGAAGACATTACCCGCGATATTCCGAACTTGTCCGAACGTATGCAAAACCGTTTGGATGAATCCGGTATCGTATATATCGGTGCAGAAGTTGAAGCCGGCGATGTATTGGTTGGTAAAGTAACACCTAAAGGCGAAACCCAACTGACTCCTGAAGAAAAACTGCTGCGTGCCATCTTCGGTGAAAAAGCATCTGACGTAAAAGATACTTCATTGCGTATGCCTACCGGCATGAGCGGTACCGTTATCGACGTTCAAGTCTTTACTCGTGAAGGCATCCAACGCGACAAACGTGCTCAATCCATTATTGATTCTGAATTGAAACGTTACCGTCAAGATTTGGGCGATCAATTGCGTATTTTCGATAATGACGCATTCGACCGTATCGAACGTATGATTGTTGGTCAAAAAGCCAATGGTGGTCCGATGAAGCTGGCTAAAGGCAGTGAAATCACTACCGAATATTTGGCAAGCCTGTCCAGCAAACATGATTGGTTTGACATCCGTCTGGCTGACGAAGATTTGGCCAAACAGTTGGAACTGATTAAATTGAGCCTGCAACAAAAACGCGAAGAAGCGGATGAGTTGTATGAGATCAAGAAGAAAAAACTGACCCAAGGCGACGAGCTGCAACCGGGCGTACAAAAAATGGTGAAAGTATTTATCGCCATCAAACGCCGTCTGCAAGCCGGTGACAAAATGGCGGGTCGCCACGGTAACAAAGGTGTGGTATCACGCATTCTGCCGGTGGAAGACATGCCTTACATGGCTGACGGCCGTCCGGTAGACATCGTACTGAACCCGTTGGGCGTACCTTCCCGTATGAACATCGGTCAGATTTTGGAAGTTCACTTGGGTTGGGCAGCAAAAGGTATCGGCGAGCGTATCGACCGTATGCTGAAAGAGCAACGCAAAGCCAGCGAGTTGCGCGAGTTCTTGAACAAACTCTACAACGGCAGCGGTAAGAAAGAAGATTTAGACAGCCTGACTGATGAAGAAATCATCGAATTGGCTTCTAACCTGCGTAAAGGTGCATCTTTCGCCTCTCCAGTATTCGACGGTGCGAAAGAGTCTGAAATCCGCGAAATGTTGAACTTGGCTTACCCAAGCGAAGATCCTGAGGTTGAAAAACTGGGCTTCAACGACAGTAAAACTCAAATCACGCTGTATGACGGCCGTTCAGGCGAAGCATTTGACCGCAAGGTTACAGTCGGTGTGATGCACTATCTGAAACTGCATCACTTGGTTGACGAAAAAATGCACGCCCGTTCTACCGGTCCATACAGTCTGGTTACCCAACAACCTCTGGGCGGTAAAGCTCAGTTCGGTGGCCAACGTTTCGGTGAGATGGAGGTTTGGGCATTGGAAGCATACGGCGCGGCATACACGCTGCAAGAGATGCTGACTGTGAAGTCTGACGACGTGAACGGCCGTACCAAAATGTACGAGAACATCGTCAAAGGCGAACACAAAATCGATGCCGGTATGCCTGAATCCTTCAACGTATTGGTTAAAGAGATTCGCTCACTGGGCTTGGATATCGATTTGGAACGCTACTGA
- the rplL gene encoding 50S ribosomal protein L7/L12: MAITKEDILEAVGSLTVMELNDLVKAFEEKFGVSAAAVAVAGPAGAGAAAAEEKTEFDVVLASAGDQKVGVIKVVRAITGLGLKEAKDIVDGAPKTLKEGVSKAEAEDIQKQLEEAGAKVEIK, from the coding sequence ATGGCTATTACTAAAGAAGACATTTTGGAAGCCGTTGGTTCTTTGACCGTAATGGAATTGAACGACCTGGTTAAAGCTTTTGAAGAGAAATTTGGCGTTTCTGCTGCTGCCGTTGCAGTTGCAGGTCCTGCGGGTGCTGGTGCAGCTGCTGCTGAAGAAAAAACTGAATTTGACGTAGTATTGGCTTCTGCTGGTGATCAAAAAGTTGGCGTGATTAAAGTTGTCCGCGCTATCACTGGCTTGGGTCTGAAAGAAGCTAAAGACATCGTTGACGGTGCACCTAAAACTCTGAAAGAGGGTGTTTCTAAAGCTGAAGCTGAAGACATCCAAAAACAACTGGAAGAAGCCGGCGCTAAAGTCGAAATCAAATAA
- the rplJ gene encoding 50S ribosomal protein L10 has translation MSLNIETKKVAVEEISAAIANAQTLVVAEYRGISVSSMTELRANARKEGVYLRVLKNTLARRAVEGTSFAGLADQMVGPLVYAASEDAVAAAKVLHQFAKKDDKIVVKAGSYNGEVMNPAQVAELASIPSREELLSKLLFVMQAPVSGFARGLAALAEKKAGEEAA, from the coding sequence TTGAGTCTCAATATTGAAACCAAGAAAGTGGCCGTAGAGGAAATTAGCGCAGCAATTGCTAACGCTCAAACTCTCGTAGTCGCTGAATATCGCGGTATCAGTGTTTCCAGCATGACTGAGCTTCGTGCGAATGCACGTAAAGAAGGCGTTTACTTGCGCGTTCTGAAAAATACTCTGGCTCGTCGCGCAGTAGAGGGTACTTCATTCGCAGGTTTGGCCGATCAAATGGTTGGTCCATTGGTTTACGCTGCTTCTGAAGATGCTGTTGCTGCTGCTAAAGTGCTGCACCAATTCGCGAAAAAAGATGACAAAATTGTCGTTAAAGCCGGTTCTTACAATGGCGAAGTGATGAATCCTGCTCAGGTTGCTGAGTTGGCTTCTATTCCAAGTCGCGAAGAACTGTTGTCCAAACTGTTGTTCGTTATGCAAGCTCCTGTATCAGGCTTTGCACGTGGTTTGGCTGCTTTGGCAGAGAAAAAAGCTGGCGAAGAAGCCGCTTAA
- the rplA gene encoding 50S ribosomal protein L1, with the protein MAKVSKRLKALRSSVEANKLYAIDEAIALVKKAATAKFDESVDVSFNLGVDPRKSDQVIRGSVVLPKGTGKTTRVAVFTQGANADAAKEAGADIVGFEDLAAEIKAGNLNFDVVIASPDAMRIVGQLGTILGPRGLMPNPKVGTVTPNVAEAVKNAKAGQVQYRTDKAGIVHATIGRASFAEADLKENFNALLDAIVKAKPAAAKGQYLKKVAVSSTMGLGVRIDTASVNN; encoded by the coding sequence ATGGCTAAAGTATCTAAACGCTTGAAAGCTCTGCGCTCTTCTGTTGAAGCTAACAAACTGTACGCAATCGACGAAGCAATTGCTCTGGTTAAAAAAGCTGCTACTGCTAAATTTGACGAGTCTGTTGACGTATCTTTCAACCTGGGTGTTGATCCTCGTAAATCTGACCAAGTTATTCGTGGTTCAGTCGTTCTGCCTAAAGGTACCGGTAAAACAACTCGCGTAGCTGTGTTTACTCAAGGTGCGAATGCAGATGCTGCTAAAGAAGCTGGTGCAGATATTGTCGGTTTTGAAGATCTGGCTGCTGAAATTAAAGCTGGTAATCTGAACTTTGACGTTGTTATTGCTTCTCCTGATGCAATGCGTATTGTTGGTCAGTTGGGTACCATCTTAGGTCCTCGTGGTCTGATGCCAAACCCCAAAGTAGGTACTGTTACTCCTAACGTTGCTGAAGCAGTTAAAAATGCAAAAGCAGGTCAAGTACAATACCGTACAGATAAAGCCGGTATCGTTCACGCAACTATTGGTCGTGCTTCTTTCGCTGAAGCTGACTTGAAAGAAAACTTCAATGCGTTGTTGGATGCTATCGTTAAAGCTAAACCTGCTGCTGCTAAAGGTCAGTACCTGAAAAAAGTTGCTGTATCCAGCACTATGGGTTTGGGTGTTCGCATTGATACTGCAAGCGTGAACAACTAA
- the rplK gene encoding 50S ribosomal protein L11 has product MAKKIIGYIKLQIPAGKANPSPPVGPALGQRGLNIMEFCKAFNAATQGMEPGLPIPVVITAFADKSFTFVMKTPPASILLKKAAGLQKGSSNPLTNKVGKLTRAQLEEIAKTKEPDLTAADLDAAVRTIAGSARSMGLDVEGVV; this is encoded by the coding sequence GTGGCAAAGAAAATTATCGGCTACATTAAACTGCAAATTCCTGCAGGTAAAGCCAATCCATCTCCCCCAGTTGGTCCTGCTTTGGGTCAACGTGGTTTGAATATCATGGAATTCTGTAAAGCATTTAATGCTGCAACCCAAGGTATGGAACCTGGTTTGCCAATTCCAGTTGTTATTACTGCATTTGCGGATAAATCATTTACTTTTGTGATGAAAACTCCACCAGCTTCTATCTTGTTGAAAAAAGCTGCTGGTCTACAAAAAGGTAGTTCTAATCCTCTGACTAACAAAGTGGGTAAATTGACCCGAGCTCAGTTGGAAGAAATTGCTAAAACTAAAGAGCCTGATTTGACTGCTGCTGATCTGGATGCCGCTGTTCGTACTATCGCTGGCTCTGCTCGCTCAATGGGCTTGGATGTGGAGGGTGTTGTATAA
- the nusG gene encoding transcription termination/antitermination protein NusG — MAKKWYVVQAYSGFEKNVQRTLEERIAREEMGDYFGQILVPVEKVVDIRNGRKTISERKSYPGYVLVEMEMTDDSWYLVKSTPRVSGFIGGTANKPMPISQREAEIILQQVQTGAEKPKPKIEFEVGQQIRVNEGPFADFNGVVDEVNYERNKLRVSVQIFGRETPVELEFGQVEKIN, encoded by the coding sequence ATGGCAAAAAAATGGTATGTTGTACAAGCGTATTCAGGATTTGAGAAGAATGTCCAACGAACATTGGAAGAGAGAATTGCCCGTGAGGAGATGGGAGATTATTTCGGACAAATTCTGGTGCCTGTAGAGAAAGTTGTTGATATTCGCAATGGTCGTAAGACTATTAGTGAAAGAAAGTCATATCCGGGGTATGTGTTGGTGGAAATGGAAATGACGGATGATTCTTGGTATCTTGTAAAGAGTACGCCTCGTGTTTCCGGATTTATCGGAGGAACGGCTAATAAACCCATGCCTATTAGCCAAAGAGAAGCTGAAATTATTTTGCAACAGGTTCAAACTGGTGCTGAGAAACCCAAACCAAAAATCGAATTTGAAGTTGGTCAGCAGATACGTGTGAATGAGGGGCCGTTTGCCGATTTTAATGGTGTTGTTGATGAAGTTAATTATGAGCGGAACAAGTTGCGTGTATCTGTTCAGATATTTGGTCGTGAAACACCTGTCGAGCTGGAGTTTGGGCAAGTTGAGAAGATTAACTAA
- the secE gene encoding preprotein translocase subunit SecE, whose amino-acid sequence MTEHTSEKKTAKVGQLVEGNKEPSSNIGREGLFAYFSNSWLEFKKVVWPKREDAVKMTMFVIVFVAVLSIFIYVADTAISWLFFDVLLRREG is encoded by the coding sequence ATGACAGAACATACGTCTGAGAAAAAGACTGCCAAGGTAGGTCAGTTGGTCGAGGGGAATAAGGAGCCTTCATCCAATATTGGTAGGGAAGGGCTCTTCGCATATTTCTCAAACTCTTGGTTAGAGTTTAAAAAAGTAGTTTGGCCCAAGCGAGAAGATGCCGTCAAAATGACTATGTTTGTTATAGTGTTTGTAGCTGTGCTTTCTATATTTATCTATGTGGCAGATACGGCAATCTCATGGTTATTTTTTGATGTGTTGCTGAGAAGGGAAGGTTGA
- the tuf gene encoding elongation factor Tu, translated as MAKEKFERSKPHVNVGTIGHVDHGKTTLTAALTTILAKKFGGAAKAYDQIDNAPEEKARGITINTSHVEYETETRHYAHVDCPGHADYVKNMITGAAQMDGAILVCSAADGPMPQTREHILLARQVGVPYIIVFMNKCDMVDDAELLELVEMEIRDLLSSYDFPGDDCPIVQGSALKALEGDAAYEEKIFELAAALDSYIPTPERAVDKPFLLPIEDVFSISGRGTVVTGRVERGIIHVGDEIEIVGLKETQKTTCTGVEMFRKLLDEGQAGDNVGVLLRGTKREEVERGQVLAKPGTITPHTKFKAEVYVLSKEEGGRHTPFFANYRPQFYFRTTDVTGAVTLEEGVEMVMPGENVTITVELIAPIAMEEGLRFAIREGGRTVGAGVVSSVIA; from the coding sequence ATGGCTAAGGAAAAATTTGAACGTAGCAAACCGCACGTAAACGTTGGCACCATCGGTCACGTTGACCATGGTAAAACCACCCTGACTGCTGCTTTGACTACTATTTTGGCTAAAAAATTCGGTGGCGCTGCAAAAGCTTACGACCAAATCGACAATGCTCCCGAAGAAAAAGCCCGCGGTATTACCATTAATACCTCACACGTAGAATACGAAACCGAAACCCGCCACTACGCACACGTAGACTGCCCGGGTCACGCCGACTACGTAAAAAACATGATTACCGGCGCAGCCCAAATGGACGGCGCAATCCTGGTATGTTCCGCAGCTGACGGTCCTATGCCGCAAACTCGCGAACACATCCTGTTGGCCCGCCAAGTAGGCGTACCTTACATCATCGTGTTCATGAACAAATGCGACATGGTTGACGATGCCGAGCTGTTGGAACTGGTTGAAATGGAAATTCGCGACCTGCTGTCCAGCTACGACTTCCCAGGCGACGACTGCCCGATCGTACAAGGTTCTGCACTGAAAGCCTTGGAAGGCGACGCCGCTTACGAAGAAAAAATCTTCGAATTGGCTGCTGCATTGGACAGCTACATCCCGACTCCTGAGCGTGCCGTGGACAAACCTTTCTTGTTGCCTATCGAAGACGTGTTCTCTATTTCCGGTCGCGGTACCGTAGTAACCGGTCGTGTAGAGCGCGGTATCATCCACGTTGGTGACGAGATCGAAATCGTAGGTCTGAAAGAAACCCAAAAAACCACTTGTACCGGCGTTGAAATGTTCCGCAAACTGCTGGACGAAGGTCAAGCAGGTGACAACGTAGGCGTATTGCTGCGTGGTACCAAACGTGAAGAAGTGGAACGCGGTCAGGTATTGGCTAAACCGGGTACTATCACTCCTCACACCAAGTTCAAAGCAGAAGTATACGTACTGAGCAAAGAAGAGGGTGGTCGTCACACTCCGTTCTTCGCCAACTACCGTCCACAATTCTACTTCCGTACTACCGACGTAACCGGCGCGGTTACTTTGGAAGAAGGCGTAGAAATGGTAATGCCGGGTGAGAACGTAACCATTACTGTAGAACTGATTGCGCCTATCGCTATGGAAGAAGGTCTGCGCTTTGCGATTCGCGAAGGTGGCCGTACCGTAGGTGCTGGCGTGGTTTCTTCTGTAATCGCTTAA
- a CDS encoding YfhL family 4Fe-4S dicluster ferredoxin, whose protein sequence is MSLFITDECINCDVCEPECPNDAISQGEEIYEINPSLCTQCVGHYDEPQCQQVCPVDCILIDEEHPETHDELMAKYEKIIQFK, encoded by the coding sequence ATGTCGCTCTTTATTACCGATGAGTGCATCAACTGCGACGTGTGCGAACCAGAATGCCCGAATGATGCAATCTCTCAAGGTGAGGAAATTTACGAAATCAACCCCAGCCTCTGTACGCAGTGCGTCGGACACTACGATGAGCCGCAGTGTCAGCAGGTTTGTCCGGTTGATTGCATCTTGATTGACGAAGAACACCCTGAAACCCATGATGAACTGATGGCGAAATACGAGAAGATAATTCAGTTTAAATAA
- the rsmD gene encoding 16S rRNA (guanine(966)-N(2))-methyltransferase RsmD, with amino-acid sequence MAAGKHTKHSNQVRIIGGQCRGRKLSFASANGLRPTPDSVREKLFNWLGQDLTGKTVLDLFGGSGALGMEAASRHAKRVVIADNNRQTVQTLEKNSHELGLGQVQIVCSDGIAYLKTASEQFDVVFLDPPFAWQSWESLFNALGTRLNDGAYVYIEASRQPDKPAWLTGYREGKSGQSTFELRVFQVAE; translated from the coding sequence ATGGCGGCAGGCAAACATACCAAACACAGCAACCAGGTACGCATTATCGGCGGGCAATGTCGGGGCAGGAAATTGAGTTTTGCATCCGCCAACGGACTGCGTCCAACCCCCGATAGCGTGCGTGAAAAGCTGTTTAACTGGCTGGGACAGGATTTGACGGGTAAAACGGTTTTGGATCTCTTCGGAGGCAGCGGCGCACTCGGTATGGAGGCGGCATCGCGTCATGCAAAACGGGTCGTGATTGCAGACAACAACCGTCAAACGGTACAAACCCTTGAGAAAAACAGTCACGAACTGGGTTTGGGGCAGGTGCAAATCGTCTGTTCAGACGGCATTGCCTATTTGAAGACCGCATCCGAACAGTTTGATGTCGTCTTTCTCGACCCGCCGTTTGCGTGGCAAAGTTGGGAAAGCCTTTTCAATGCATTGGGCACACGCCTGAATGACGGTGCATACGTCTATATCGAGGCAAGCAGGCAGCCGGACAAACCTGCTTGGCTGACGGGATATAGAGAGGGGAAATCAGGGCAGAGTACATTCGAATTAAGGGTTTTCCAAGTGGCTGAATAA
- a CDS encoding helix-turn-helix transcriptional regulator, with product METHEKIRLMRELNKWSQEDMAEKLAMSAGGYAKIERGETQLNIPRLEQLAQIFKIDMWDLLKSGGGGMVLQINDVDTNSGEFAIYTAQDASVKLDLLKMELKHYKEMLEQKDKEIELLRKLTETV from the coding sequence ATGGAAACCCACGAAAAAATCCGCCTGATGCGCGAATTGAATAAATGGTCCCAGGAGGATATGGCGGAAAAGCTGGCGATGTCGGCAGGCGGGTATGCCAAAATCGAACGGGGCGAAACGCAGTTAAATATCCCGCGTTTGGAGCAGTTGGCGCAGATTTTCAAAATCGATATGTGGGACTTGCTCAAATCGGGCGGCGGCGGGATGGTGTTGCAGATTAACGATGTGGATACCAACAGCGGGGAATTTGCAATCTATACCGCTCAGGATGCATCGGTAAAGCTGGATTTGTTAAAAATGGAATTGAAACACTACAAAGAGATGTTGGAACAAAAAGACAAAGAAATCGAGCTGCTCCGCAAGCTGACCGAAACCGTTTAA